TTGTCTATATGCTACCTGTTGGGCAATTTCTGTGAGTAGACTGGGGATTTCCCAGCGATATTGGCTGAGTTGGGTCAGTCGCAAACCCCATTTCATGACTAGACCGATCGTTTCGATCACCTCGGCGGCTTTGTCACTGAGGAGATGGGCACCGACAATTTTGCCATTGGCTAAGCAGACCAGTTTACACAATCCTTGGGGTAGGAGGGGATACCGCCACACCCGTACACTTTTGCCGTAACGCCGTCGGGCTTGTAACTCCGTCATGCCAATGCTGGCAACCCCTGGCTCCGTGTTAACCACCGTAGGCACGACGGGTACCGCACTTCTTCCCCAATTAAACCACAGTATCTGTCGCAAAAGGGAGGGAATCTCCGCTGCCTGCTGACAGACAAATACTCTGGGGTTAGTAGTTTGACCCCACTCATTATGCACAATCATCCCCTCTACTACCTTCACTCGCGCTGCCCACAAATTCAGGGATGCCAAGTAATCCTCCATCACCAGCGGTAGGTAGAGACTGTGACAGATAATACCCTGTTCACTTGTCCAGAGTTTAATTCTGCCATCGGGTAACATGTCCACCGCTGACGGGGTAGTCATTGTCAAAACATCAATCCCATCAATTTCCAACTTAGTCTGCAATAACCGACTCACTTCACTGTCTACTTGGGGCAAAAGCTGCTGTGCCACTAATAAAGTCACTTTGGTGCCTGCGCGGCAGAGACTCTGGGCGATCGTGCAGCTAAGGGCATCTTCCCCCAAAATGGCAATACTGGTGGGAATTCGCTCAATCTTGAAAAAATCCTCACTGGTGACATAGGGCACAGCCGCTAACCCATGAATTTTGATCGGCGGGCGCTGGGGGGGAATCGCCAAGACAAACAACCGTGCCCCTAGGGTCCTGCCCTGGGATACAAACGTCTGCCGCCCGCTGAAATAGCCACCCCCCATCAGCACATCCACCCCCAGTAGGGATAAGGACTCTAGCCAGTTGCCCAACCGATCGGTCTGGTAGGTCGCCATCGTCATCAGGCGGGTAGAGGGGACAAAAGCTACCCTTGCCTGGGCTTGCACTGCTGCTTCCGCTAATAAGTAGGAAGGAATACCCCCGCCAATTACCACGAGATCATAGTCCAAATAGGGGGCATTTCTTTCCGCTGACATATTTACAATACTTTACAAAATTTCCACAATAACGATAACCGACAGAGAAAGATTATGACAGTTACTAACAACATTGACTTCAAAAACATCAACGTCAATCCCGAAGGCAAGGGTACGTTTGGGTTCACTAACTTGGCTGAAATTTGGAATGGCAGGATGGCTATGCTGGGTTTTGTAGCAGGGTTAGTGCAGGAGGTAGTTACTGGCAAGGGGATTCTTGCCCAAGTGGGCATTACCAACACAGCTGGGGGCTACCTTACGGCTCTGTTTTTAGCGGGGTTCACAGTGGCAGCGATCGTGGGCTACTATGCTGTCAACCTTTCTAGCCCTGGGGAATCATCCAGCAATCCCTAGAAGGGGGTCAACTGTTGTAACATTTTCCGCACTCTGAGCAACTGGACAAGGTGGCGGAGGCGGGGGGAAAGAGTTGCTTCCGCGTTAGACAATTCATCCCGTAGGGCTTCCTGGAGAAGGGCATACTCCCCTGCCGTCAGTTTCTGTCCATCCAGGGGTGAGCGAGCGTGGGTGTAAATTTCAGTGCGCAGGACTTCCTCTGGCGGTTCTCCCAGGGGCACACAGGTAGCAAGGAGGGCACTAAACACCCAGTCGATTGGGCACATCGCGGCAACCCCCCGGGATAGTTCTTCTAGTCTCACTCCCCCCCCAGGCACAGAGGTACTTGCGGTTTTCTTCCGACAAGCCCACAACCCCTGTGAAATCTGCCCCCTCTACTACTGCACCTGTGTAAGCTCCTGTCTGGAAATTGGGGTTGAAGTTGCGGCTACGGGGAGACGCCTGGTCTAAGCAGCCATGGAAAAACTTGACGTTGCTCAAGTCAGCCCCCCGAAAACTGCAGCGAATGAGAATCGTACCTGTAAAGTCCGCCCCTGCTAGGTTGGTGAACTCCAGGTTAGCCTTAGCCATATTTGCGCCAGAGAACACCGATCGTCTTAAGTCGGTACCGCTTAGGTCCTGCCCTGCCAGCATATTCCCCAGGTTAATTACTCTAACCCCTTGTTCTAGGTCGACCACATAGCCCCCTGCCCCATCAAGGATTGGTCTGCCCAGCAAGCCGTCCCGTTTGAGGGGAGTCAACAAGTTGGCGCTGGAAAGGAAGCGGATCACCTTGGCTTTGCCGCCTGCGTCAATACTACCGAGGAGAGCAGCAGTGCGGGCTTCGGCAATCACCCGTTCTAGGGGCCAATCTTCCATCTGTCCTTCTTCGTCAATTACTAGGTCAGAAATACCCTGGAAGTAAGCATCGATCGTTTGTTGTTGCGTAATTGTATTCTGCTGGCTGGTGAGCTTTTCTGTGATTTCATTTTGTCGTCCTGCCACCCACACTGCCAAGATGGCGATAATTACCTGACCCGCTGCCCCGATCGCCCCCGGTACGCCCTGTTCCCAGTTGAGACTGCCCACCCACTCCCAGAATTTGTTGTCCAGTTTGGTGTAACTGCCTAGGAGAAAGAGTGTGACAAAAGTAATAATGGAGGCAAGGGTAACGTCCCAGTGGATACCCAGGGGAGAAGTGATGTAAACCCGATAGAGGAAGGGGAGCAAAATAGGCGCACTCAGAACAGCTACCCCCAGTGTTCCCCCCATGATTAGAGATTCCTGCTGCAGATTAACGCCCACTGCTGTTACTGCCATTGCCAACAGGGCAAGCAATAAGCTGAGAGCTTTTAAGCGAATTACTGTGCGCATTCCCTTGGGTCAATACCCTTTACACAAATAACTGTAACAGAATTGACACAGTCGGTTTCCTGAAATTGCCTCTCCCTGGCAAAAGGAGGTTTTTGCTTTTTGAGGTGGCGGTATCAATGCTGCACTGCCCCTAGTTTCGCGGTCATGATCGGAGACAATGCTGGTATTATGGGGGCAAATTTGGGCACAGAGGTAATTAGAGGTGCAACTGCCGGAGTTACCAGAAGCTAATCACCCCCTAGTCAAGCCCCTTCTGTTCAAGGGGGACTCAGAATTATTGTCCCTCTTTTTAAGATACCCCACCACAGGGCGCTATTTTACGGCGATTTTTTGTCGCTATGGGCAGGTTGTCTACACCCTCACTAGCCGCACCACCCGATCGATGGTGCAAGGAGATTTTTTGTTTCTTAAGGTATGGGAGTATATTTTCAATGAACTGCGCCTGCTGGGGGAGCAATCTATTAATTTGCAGAGTTGGATAATTGATGCCACGGGTGTTGTGCTCAACCGCATAAAGGTGCCCCCCGTAGAAGAAATTAACTACTCTCTCAGTCATACACCCCCTGTGTTTTGGTGTTATTTAGACCAGGCGTTGCAACAATTACCAGGGGATTTGCGGTTAGTTTTGCTCCTCAGTGAAACGTTCAAGTGGACTTCTGTCCGCATTGCTGCCTATCTGCAAGCAGAAGGGGAAACGGTGACCCCCGAAGATGTCATGAACCTAGTTACAGAAGCCTATGCCCATGTGCTAGAAATCATACCAGAAGATATTCAAGCCATTTACCTCACTTCCGATCGGATGGTTGCCTGATGGATATTCCCCCTTTGTTAAAAACGGCGATTGCGGAATTGGATGTCAACCTAGAAGAGGAACTGAGCCGCTATCAGTACTGGCGCAAGCATGGCAAAGCACCTACGATCGTGTCTAAGTTTACCCAGCGAGCGAAACCCCGTCCTATCCCCCCTGAACCTGTTGTGCCACCACCGCCGCCAGCGGTCGACGAGCCAGAAGTAGCGGTTGCCCCAACTAACAACATTCCTTTTGCACCACCCCCTGCATCGCCCCCAGAAAAAGAGAATTGGCTAGATTTCCCCACTGTTTTTGCCGCCCTTGCCCTCATGGTTGTCCTTGGGACGGTGGGCTATATTCTAGCGGATATGTTCCAACTCGATCGGGCTATTCCCAAACCAGACTCGCCCAAAGCTCAGACCCAGACCGAACCACAAA
This region of Pseudanabaenaceae cyanobacterium SKYG29 genomic DNA includes:
- a CDS encoding FAD-dependent oxidoreductase — protein: MSAERNAPYLDYDLVVIGGGIPSYLLAEAAVQAQARVAFVPSTRLMTMATYQTDRLGNWLESLSLLGVDVLMGGGYFSGRQTFVSQGRTLGARLFVLAIPPQRPPIKIHGLAAVPYVTSEDFFKIERIPTSIAILGEDALSCTIAQSLCRAGTKVTLLVAQQLLPQVDSEVSRLLQTKLEIDGIDVLTMTTPSAVDMLPDGRIKLWTSEQGIICHSLYLPLVMEDYLASLNLWAARVKVVEGMIVHNEWGQTTNPRVFVCQQAAEIPSLLRQILWFNWGRSAVPVVPTVVNTEPGVASIGMTELQARRRYGKSVRVWRYPLLPQGLCKLVCLANGKIVGAHLLSDKAAEVIETIGLVMKWGLRLTQLSQYRWEIPSLLTEIAQQVAYRQQTPGEKLQRLRWLAWRRWLNF
- a CDS encoding chlorophyll a/b-binding protein, encoding MTVTNNIDFKNINVNPEGKGTFGFTNLAEIWNGRMAMLGFVAGLVQEVVTGKGILAQVGITNTAGGYLTALFLAGFTVAAIVGYYAVNLSSPGESSSNP
- a CDS encoding pentapeptide repeat-containing protein, yielding MRTVIRLKALSLLLALLAMAVTAVGVNLQQESLIMGGTLGVAVLSAPILLPFLYRVYITSPLGIHWDVTLASIITFVTLFLLGSYTKLDNKFWEWVGSLNWEQGVPGAIGAAGQVIIAILAVWVAGRQNEITEKLTSQQNTITQQQTIDAYFQGISDLVIDEEGQMEDWPLERVIAEARTAALLGSIDAGGKAKVIRFLSSANLLTPLKRDGLLGRPILDGAGGYVVDLEQGVRVINLGNMLAGQDLSGTDLRRSVFSGANMAKANLEFTNLAGADFTGTILIRCSFRGADLSNVKFFHGCLDQASPRSRNFNPNFQTGAYTGAVVEGADFTGVVGLSEENRKYLCAWGGSETRRTIPGGCRDVPNRLGV
- a CDS encoding sigma-70 family RNA polymerase sigma factor, with amino-acid sequence MQLPELPEANHPLVKPLLFKGDSELLSLFLRYPTTGRYFTAIFCRYGQVVYTLTSRTTRSMVQGDFLFLKVWEYIFNELRLLGEQSINLQSWIIDATGVVLNRIKVPPVEEINYSLSHTPPVFWCYLDQALQQLPGDLRLVLLLSETFKWTSVRIAAYLQAEGETVTPEDVMNLVTEAYAHVLEIIPEDIQAIYLTSDRMVA